One genomic region from Nilaparvata lugens isolate BPH chromosome 3, ASM1435652v1, whole genome shotgun sequence encodes:
- the LOC111049208 gene encoding SPRY domain-containing SOCS box protein 3 isoform X1 codes for MAGVIRNGCDDFWTWSRYARSSEVKLFGSGLKVAHFHPNWSSGTAGVRGTRILNNSRYYWELRVSPRIFGTSMMFGIGTKKARLHVQHFINLLGENEHSWGLSHKGLLWHNGQCSHYTRPFRENEATTVGILFDGIEGTLTFYKDGECLGVAFEGLNLVREPLYPMASSTAAKTEMTLVYMKRDFVNLQDRCRAVILEKYKTESEVRSLMLPPLIKSYLTEAMHRTVYPVKKANILNI; via the exons ATGGCTGGGGTTATTCGCAATGGCTGCGATGACTTTTGGACTTGGAGCAGATATGCAAGAAGCTCAGAAGTCAAGCTCTTTGGCAGTGGTTTGAAA GTAGCGCACTTCCACCCAAACTGGAGCAGCGGCACGGCGGGTGTTCGCGGCACGCGCATCCTCAACAACAGCCGCTACTACTGGGAGCTGCGCGTGTCGCCCCGCATATTCGGCACAAGCATGATGTTCGGCATCGGCACGAAGAAAGCGCGTCTGCACGTGCAACACTTCATCAACCTGCTGGGCGAAAACGAGCACAGCTGGGGCCTGTCGCACAAGGGCCTGCTCTGGCACAACGGCCAGTGCTCGCACTACACGCGGCCCTTCCGCGAGAACGAGGCCACCACCGTCGGCATTCTCTTCGACGGCATCGAGGGCACGCTCACCTTCTACAAGGACGGCGAGTGCCTCGGAGTCGCCTTCGAAGGCCTCAACCTGGTGCGCGAGCCTCTCTACCCGATGGCTTCGTCGACGGCCGCCAAAACCGAAATGACTCTCGTCTACATGAAGCGCGACTTCGTCAACCTGCAGGACCGGTGTCGCGCCGTCATACTCGAAAAGTACAAAACTGAGTCGGAGGTCAGGTCCCTCATGCTGCCTCCGCTTATCAAATCATATCTCACCGAAGCTATGCACAGGACAGTGTATCCAGTGAAAAAAGCTAATATACTAAATATATAG
- the LOC111049208 gene encoding SPRY domain-containing SOCS box protein 3 isoform X2, translating into MAGVIRNGCDDFWTWSRYARSSEVKLFGSGLKVAHFHPNWSSGTAGVRGTRILNNSRYYWELRVSPRIFGTSMMFGIGTKKARLHVQHFINLLGENEHSWGLSHKGLLWHNGQCSHYTRPFRENEATTVGILFDGIEGTLTFYKDGECLGVAFEGLNLVREPLYPMASSTAAKTEMTLVYMKRDFVNLQDRCRAVILEKYKTESEVRSLMLPPLIKSYLTEAMHRTVYPVKKANILNI; encoded by the exons ATGGCTGGGGTTATTCGCAATGGCTGCGATGACTTTTGGACTTGGAGCAGATATGCAAGAAGCTCAGAAGTCAAGCTCTTTGGCAGTGGTTTGAAA GTAGCGCACTTCCACCCAAACTGGAGCAGCGGCACGGCGGGTGTTCGCGGCACGCGCATCCTCAACAACAGCCGCTACTACTGGGAGCTGCGCGTGTCGCCCCGCATATTCGGCACAAGCATGATGTTCGGCATCGGCACGAAGAAAGCGCGTCTGCACGTGCAACACTTCATCAACCTGCTGGGCGAAAACGAGCACAGCTGGGGCCTGTCGCACAAGGGCCTGCTCTGGCACAACGGCCAGTGCTCGCACTACACGCGGCCCTTCCGCGAGAACGAGGCCACCACCGTCGGCATTCTCTTCGACGGCATCGAGGGCACGCTCACCTTCTACAAGGACGGCGAGTGCCTCGGAGTCGCCTTCGAAGGCCTCAACCTGGTGCGCGAGCCTCTCTACCCGATGGCTTCGTCGACGGCCGCCAAAACCGAAATGACTCTCGTCTACATGAAGCGCGACTTCGTCAACCTGCAGGACCGGTGTCGCGCCGTCATACTCGAAAAGTACAAAACTGAGTCGGAGGTCAGGTCCCTCATGCTGCCTCCGCTTATCAAATCATATCTCACCGAAGCTATGCACAGGACAGTGTATCCAGTGAAAAAAGCTAATATACTAAAT ATATAG